A genome region from Arachis duranensis cultivar V14167 chromosome 8, aradu.V14167.gnm2.J7QH, whole genome shotgun sequence includes the following:
- the LOC107462985 gene encoding uncharacterized protein LOC107462985 yields MESCDKMNGGTADIVSGGGNKKGSDNGICCNCQKSQCLKLYCECLRAGNLCNNSCTCKACENNENNRDKVYEKKKEIELRDPEAFQSKIIIGGNEAARHRKGCNCRKSKCKNKHCACFSAGVGCSNQCKCDDCMNEYGIVNNQQVLVLTNDSNNNGSNNITVDNGSSQFQHLFADNDGCLQNMQNSESDMDRIFNEIEQADYYYYGQQTSLSSNSENGINNNNVNLPSNQQDSHVPAAAVCYNYNLYGNIIQNNVAAPNYHQHLTTPRQISPVEYNNTIDDLDLEGPPSSWFYGEPSSLPSFFTTDTTIQDSNQQYKPETLNYDDIFQQEALPISPTMNQSAQHLTNTQPPSHPNNNQLP; encoded by the exons ATGGAATCTTGTGACAAGATGAATGGAGGAACTGCGGATATTGTTTCTGGTGGTGGTAACAAGAAAGGGAGTGATAATGGCATCTGCTGCAACTGCCAAAAGAGTCAATGCTTGAAACTTTATTGTGAATGTCTTCGTGCTGGAAATTTGTGCAACAATTCTTGTACTTGCAAAGCCTGCGAGAATAATGAGAATAACAGGGATAAAGTGtatgagaagaaaaaagaaatagaattaCGTGATCCAGAGGCGTTTCAATCCAAGATTATTATTGGTGGGAACGAAGCAGCAAGGCACAGAAAAGGATGCAACTGCAGGAAATCAAAGTGCAAGAACAAGCACTGCGCTTGCTTCAGTGCTGGAGTTGGTTGCTCTAATCAGTGTAAATGTGACGATTGCATGAATGAGTATGGAATCGTCAACAACCAACAAGTACTTGTTTTGACTAATGATAGTAATAATAATGGCAGCAACAACATCACGGTGGATAATGGATCATCTCAATTTCAACATCTATTTGCCGATAACGATGGCTGCTTACAG AATATGCAGAATTCTGAATCAGATATGGATAGAATTTTTAATGAGATAGAGCAGgcagattattattattatggtcAGCAAACGTCACTGAGCAGCAACAGCGAGAATGGAATCAACAATAACAACGTGAATTTGCCATCAAATCAGCAAGATAGCCATGTTCCTGCTGCTGCTGTTTGTTATAACTATAATCTTTATGGAAACATTATTCAAAACAATGTTGCTGCACCTAATTATCATCAGCATCTTACTACCCCAAGGCAGATTTCTCCAGTCGAATACAACAACACTATTGATGATCTTGATTTGGAGGGACCACCATCATCTTGGTTCTATGGTGAGCCCTCTTCCCTTCCTAGCTTCTTCACGACGGACACAACAATTCAGGATAGTAATCAGCAGTATAAACCTGAGACTCTGAATTATGATGATATTTTTCAACAAGAAGCACTACCAATATCACCGACAATGAATCAGAGTGCACAGCATCTGACAAACACGCAACCACCTAGTCATCCTAATAATAACCAACTTCCATAA